One stretch of Arachis hypogaea cultivar Tifrunner chromosome 20, arahy.Tifrunner.gnm2.J5K5, whole genome shotgun sequence DNA includes these proteins:
- the LOC112784967 gene encoding exocyst complex component EXO70E2-like, producing MAFEESELMIPELEREENLIAAARHVVRALGSKKNLTGDAKKILADLGTQLRSISIASSKEKDLEDRLNAIEEVIMNWEEDQSEYLNAADETRRLIEKLESSTLSKEDKEYKLLHRAYSILQTAMSQLEQVFKSLLSQNTQPFEPEYVSFRSEGDFSDENSVVSFGDESVESFRRDSINDPVSPDVILHLRCIASLMFASGYRQECCHAYTMARREALEQCLAILEIEKQSIENVLRMEWTALNSKIKRWIWAVRIFVRVYLASEKWLADRIFGEGEPVSQVCFVDASKSLMLQLLNFAGAVSIGPRKPEKLFKILDMYEVLSSLVPEVTDLYQDKAGSSVRFEFLEAITGLGDCVKATFLEFEHAIASDGASTPFVGGGIHPLTRYVMNYLETLTDYGEKLNHLLKDKEETEEGKMARHFRSVASILEFNLDEKSKLYKDVPLQHLFLVNNIQYMARKVKGSDELGSIFGDDWIRKRKSKYRQHAMDYQRSSLSSILSWLKDDGIQMQGTISNVGPKNVLKDKLRSFYIAFEDLYRVQTAWNIPDIQLREELRISLSLKVVHAYRTFVGRHSNQISEKHVKYSAEDLEAYILDFFEGAAKSLQSPRKK from the coding sequence ATGGCCTTTGAGGAATCTGAGCTTATGATTCCGGAGCTAGAAAGAGAGGAAAACCTGATCGCCGCAGCGAGGCACGTTGTGAGGGCATTAGGATCAAAGAAGAATCTCACCGGCGACGCGAAGAAGATTCTAGCAGATCTTGGCACTCAGCTGCGTTCAATTAGCATAGCGAGTTCAAAGGAGAAAGACCTAGAAGATAGGCTCAACGCCATTGAGGAGGTAATAATGAACTGGGAGGAAGATCAGAGCGAGTATTTGAACGCCGCGGACGAAACACGACGGTTGATTGAGAAGTTAGAGAGCTCAACTTTAAGCAAAGAGGACAAAGAATATAAGCTTTTGCATAGAGCTTATAGCATTCTCCAAACCGCTATGTCTCAGCTTGAACAAGTCTTCAAGAGCTTGCTTAGCCAGAACACGCAGCCTTTTGAGCCTGAATACGTGTCGTTTAGAAGTGAAGGTGACTTTTCTGATGAGAATTCAGTGGTGTCGTTCGGTGATGAGTCCGTCGAATCGTTCCGGAGAGACAGTATCAACGATCCGGTTAGTCCAGATGTGATTCTTCATCTTCGGTGCATTGCTAGTTTGATGTTTGCTTCCGGTTATCGCCAGGAATGTTGCCATGCTTATACCATGGCGCGAAGGGAAGCGTTGGAACAATGCTTggcaattcttgaaattgaaaaacAAAGCATTGAGAATGTCCTGAGAATGGAGTGGACTGCTCTGAATTCCAAGATCAAACGGTGGATTTGGGCCGTGAGAATCTTTGTTAGGGTTTATCTTGCAAGCGAGAAGTGGCTTGCTGACCGGATTTTCGGGGAAGGCGAACCGGTAAGTCAAGTTTGTTTTGTTGATGCATCAAAGTCTTTGATGTTGCAGCTTCTGAATTTCGCCGGAGCCGTTTCAATTGGCCCTCGCAAACCTGAGAAATTGTTCAAGATCCTTGACATGTATGAGGTCCTTTCAAGCCTTGTACCGGAAGTTACCGATTTGTATCAAGACAAGGCCGGTTCGTCCGTTAGGTTCGAATTTCTCGAGGCAATAACCGGATTAGGCGATTGCGTGAAGGCCACGTTTCTTGAATTCGAGCATGCCATTGCCTCGGACGGTGCATCAACTCCTTTTGTTGGAGGCGGAATCCATCCATTAACCAGATATGTGATGAACTATCTTGAAACTTTAACTGACTACGGCGAAAAGCTTAATCATCTTCTCAAGGACAAAGAAGAAACAGAGGAGGGAAAGATGGCGCGCCACTTCCGGTCCGTGGCATCGATCTTAGAATTCAATCTTGATGAGAAATCCAAATTATACAAAGATGTTCCCTTGCAGCACCTCTTCTTAGTGAATAACATCCAGTACATGGCTAGAAAGGTTAAAGGATCTGATGAACTTGGGTCGATTTTCGGAGACGATTGGATCCGAAAGCGCAAATCCAAGTATAGGCAGCATGCAATGGATTACCAGAGATCTAGTTTGAGTTCAATTCTTTCCTGGCTTAAAGATGATGGAATCCAAATGCAAGGAACTATTAGCAATGTTGGCCCAAAGAATGTTCTTAAAGACAAGTTAAGAAGCTTCTACATTGCATTCGAGGATCTTTATAGGGTCCAAACAGCTTGGAACATTCCAGATATTCAGCTTCGCGAAGAACTGCGAATTTCGCTGTCCTTGAAGGTGGTCCATGCTTATAGAACATTTGTAGGGAGGCATAGTAATCAGATTAGTGAGAAGCACGTTAAATATAGTGCTGAAGATTTAGAAGCTTATATTTTGGATTTCTTTGAGGGAGCTGCAAAATCATTGCAAAGTCCCCGGAAGAAGTAA